A single region of the Gorilla gorilla gorilla isolate KB3781 chromosome 1, NHGRI_mGorGor1-v2.1_pri, whole genome shotgun sequence genome encodes:
- the SLC35E2B gene encoding solute carrier family 35 member E2B isoform X1: MSSSVKTPALEELVPGSEEKPKGRSPLSWGSLFGHRSEKIVFAKSDGGADENVLTVTITETTVIESDLGVWSSRVLLYLTLWFFFSFCTLFLNKYILSLLGGEPSMLGAVQMLSTTVIGCVKTLVPCCLYQHKARLSYPPNFLMTMLFVGLMRFATVVLGLVSLKNVAVSFAETVKSSAPIFTVIMSRMILGEYTGEAPGPRPSTCAPPSQASIRGARLCCLPWGSAARSTQSGAHTGSAFTSLLKRFPHGHMCGGVLEPGVCQVFSHWHAEVRAGLCLVTLTGWGDRWGLGRFLASKITAGANH; the protein is encoded by the exons ATGTCGTCCTCGGTGAAAACCCCGGCACTGGAAGAGCTCGTTCCTGGCTCCGAAGAGAAGCCGAAAGGCAGGTCGCCTCTCAGCTGGGGCTCTCTGTTTGGTCACCGAAGTGAGAAGATTGTTTTTGCCAAGAGCGATGGCGGCGCAGATGAGAACGTACTGACCGTCACCATCACGGAGACCACGGTCATCGAGTCAGACTTGGGTGTGTGGAGCTCGCGGGTGCTGCTCTACCTCACGCTGTGGTTCTTCTTCAGCTTCTGCACGCTCTTCCTCAACAAGTACATCCTGTCCCTGCTGGGAGGCGAGCCCAGCATGCTAG GTGCGGTGCAGATGCTGTCCACCACGGTTATCGGGTGTGTGAAAACCCTCGTTCCTTGCTGTTTATATCAGCACAAGGCCCGGCTTTCCTACCCACCCAACTTCCTTATGACGATGCTGTTTGTGGGTCTGATGAG GTTTGCAACTGTGGTTTTGGGTTTGGTCAGCCTGAAAAATGTGGCGGTTTCGTTTGCTGAGACGGTGAAGAGCTCCGCCCCCATCTTCACGGTGATCATGTCTCGGATGATTCTGGGGGAGTACACAGGTGAGGCCCCCGGGCCCCGCCCCTCCACCTGCGCCCCACCATCCCAGGCCTCCATCCGTGGTGCCCGTCTCTGCTGCCTGCCATGGGGCTCTGCCGCGAGGAGCACTCAGAGTGGTGCCCACACTGGCAGTGCCTTCACTTCTCTCCTGAAACGTTTTCCCCACGGTCACATGTGCGGGGGTGTCTTGGAGCCTGGCGTCTGCCAGGTGTTCTCACACTGGCATGCGGAGGTCAGAGCAGGGTTGTGTCTCGTGACCCTAACTGGGTGGGGAGACAGGTGGGGGCTGGGCAGATTCCTGGCAAGCAAGATTACTGCAGGTGCCAATCACTGA